Proteins encoded within one genomic window of Chrysemys picta bellii isolate R12L10 chromosome 6, ASM1138683v2, whole genome shotgun sequence:
- the HMGCR gene encoding 3-hydroxy-3-methylglutaryl-Coenzyme A reductase isoform X3 — translation MCRKTNLKMLSRLFRMHGLFVASHPWEVIVGTVTLTICMMSMKMFTGNDKICGWNYECPKLEEDVLSSDIIILTITRCIAILYIYFQFQNLRQLGSKYILGIAGLFTIFSSFVFSTVVIHFLDKELTGLNEALPFFLLLIDLSRASALAKFALSSNSQDEVRENISRGMAILGPTFTLDALVECLVIGVGTMSGVRQLEIMCCFGCMSVLANYFVFLTFFPACVSLVLELSRESREGRPIWQLSHFARVLEEEENKPNPVTQRVKMIMSLGLVLVHAHSRWIAEPSAQNSTAENSVGMDENVPKRIEPNVSLWQFYLSRMASLDIEQVITLGLALLLAVKYIFFEQTETESTLSLKNPITSPLIVQKKIPDNCCRKQSVLVKNHQKSSTVEEAVISRERKVEVIKPALAEPSAKATFVVGSCIPMETSSLLNRKEPEIELPKEPRSTEECLCILGNAERGAKFLTDAEVINLVNAKHIPAYKLETLMETQERGVSIRRQMLSQKLPEPSALQYLPYRHYNYSLVMGACCENVIGYMPIPVGVAGPLFLDSKEFQVPMATTEGCLVASTNRGCRAILLGGGANSRILADGMTRGPVVRLPSACQAAEVKAWLENSEGFKIVKDAFDSTSRFARLQKLHISLAGRNLYIRFQSETGDAMGMNMISKGTEKALARLQEEFPDLQVLAISGNYCTDKKPAAINWIEGRGKSVVCEAVIPAKVVREVLKTTTEAMVEVNINKNLVGSAMAGSIGGYNAHAANIVTAIYIACGQDAAQNVGSSNCITLMESTGPTNEDLYISCTMPSIEIGTVGGGTNLLPQQACLQMLGVQGASQDNPGENARQLAKIVCATVMAGELSLMAALAAGHLVKSHMIHNRSKINLQDLQGTCTKKAA, via the exons GTGTAGAAAAACAAACTTGAAAATGCTGTCGAGACTCTTTCGAATGCATGGCCTTTTTGTAGCTTCTCATCCATGGGAAGTCATTGTGGGGACTGTGACTCTCACCATCTGTATGATGTCCATGAAGATGTTCACTGGCAATGATAAGATCTGTGGCTGGAATTATGAATGCCCAAAACTTGAAGAA GACGTTCTGAGCAGTGACATCATAATCCTGACAATCACGCGCTGTATAGCAATCCTTTATATATACTTCCAGTTTCAGAATCTAAGGCAGCTTGGATCAAAATATATTTTGG GTATTGCTGGCCTCTTCACAATCTTCTCAAGTTTTGTTTTCAGTACAGTGGTGATTCACTTCCTAGATAAAGAATTGACAGGCTTGAA TGAAGCATTACCatttttcctgcttctgattGACCTTTCCAGGGCCAGTGCATTAGCCAAATTTGCACTCAGTTCCAACTCACAG GATGAAGTAAGAGAAAATATTTCACGGGGAATGGCAATTCTAGGTCCTACGTTTACGCTTGATGCCCTTGTTGAGTGTCTTGTGATTGGTGTTGGTACTATGTCAG GGGTGCGACAGCTTGAAATCATGTGCTGCTTTGGCTGCATGTCTGTTCTTGCCAACTACTTTGTCTTCCTGACTTTCTTTCCAGCATGTGTCTCCTTGGTATTAGAG CTTTCTCGTGAAAGTCGTGAGGGGCGTCCCATATGGCAACTTAGTCATTTTGCCCGTGTtttggaagaagaagaaaacaaaccaaaccctgTAACTCAGAGGGTTAAAATGATTATG TCTCTAGGTCTGGTTCTTGTTCATGCTCACAGTCGCTGGATAGCAGAACCATCTGCTCAAAACAGTACAGCAGAAAATTCAGTGGGAATGGATGAAAATGTACCAAAGAGAATTGAACCTAATGTTTCTCTATGGCAATTTTATCTTTCTAG AATGGCCAGTTTGGACATTGAGCAAGTAATCACTCTTGGTTTAGCTCTTCTTCTTGCTGTGAAATACATCTTCTTTGAACAGACAGAGACGGAGTCTACGCTCTCACTGAAGAACCCCATAACCTCTCCCTTGATAGTTCAGAAAAAGATTCCTGATAACTGCTGCAGAAAACAGTCTGTACTTGTAAAAAATCATCAGAAATCCAGCACAGTAGAAGAGGCTGTAATTTCCAGAGAGAGAAAAG TTGAAGTAATAAAACCTGCATTAGCAGAGCCATCAGCCAAGGCTACATTTGTGGTTGGTAGTTGCATCCCTATGGAAACTTCTTCTCTCCTTAATAGAAAGGAGCCTGAAATTGAATTGCCCAAAGAGCCACGCTCCACTGAAGAATGTTTATGTATACTTGGAAATGCAGAG agAGGTGCAAAATTCCTCACTGATGCAGAAGTCATCAACCTAGTCAATGCTAAGCATATTCCTGCTTACAAATTGGAAACTTTGATGGAAACTCAGGAACGTGGTGTATCTATTCGCAGACAGATGTTATCTCAGAAGCTCCCTGAACCTTCAGCCCTACAATATCTTCCTTACAGGCATTACAATTATTCTTTG GTAATGGGAGCTTGCTGTGAAAATGTGATTGGATACATGCCCATCCCTGTAGGTGTAGCTGGGCCACTTTTCCTGGATAGCAAAGAGTTTCAAGTTCCAATGGCAACAACAGAAGGCTGTCTGGTAGCAAGCACAAACAGAGGGTGTAGAGCAATACTT CTTGGTGGAGGAGCCAATAGCCGTATTCTAGCAGATGGGATGACTCGAGGACCAGTTGTAAGATTACCCtctgcctgccaggctgcagaagtGAAGGCTTGGCTTGAAAACTCTGAAGGGTTTAAAATTGTCAAAGATGCATTTGACAGCACAAGTAG GTTTGCTCGTCTGCAAAAGCTTCACATCAGTCTGGCTGGTCGTAACCTTTATATCCGTTTTCAGTCTGAAACAGGGGATGCAATGGGAATGAACATGATCTCAAAA GGTACCGAAAAGGCACTTGCGAGACTGCAAGAAGAGTTTCCTGATCTCCAGGTTCTAGCTATTAGTGGTAACTATTGTACAGACAAAAAGCCTGCTGCCATAAATTGGATAGAAGGCAGAGGGAAGTCTGTTGTCTGCGAAGCAGTCATTCCAGCCAAGGTGGTCAGAGAA GTATTGAAGACTACTACAGAAGCTATGGTTGAGGTTAATATAAACAAAAATTTGGTGGGCTCTGCGATGGCTGGTAGCATAGGTGGCTATAACGCCCACGCAGCAAACATTGTCACAGCTATCTACATTGCTTGTGGACAG GATGCAGCACAAAATGTGGGCAGTTCTAACTGCATCACTCTGATGGAGTCAACAGGTCCCACAAATGAAGATCTGTATATCAGCTGTACAATGCCCTCTATAGAAATTGGAACAGTTGGTGGAGGGACCAACTTGCTACCACAGCAAGCCTGTTTGCAG ATGTTAGGGGTCCAGGGTGCAAGTCAAGACAATCCTGGTGAAAATGCACGTCAGCTTGCTAAAATTGTATGTGCTACAGTAATGGCAGGGGAATTATCATTAATGGCAGCATTGGCAGCTGGACATCTAGTCAAAAGCCACATGATTCACAATAG GTCAAAAATAAATCTACAAGATCTTCAAGGAACCTGCACCAAGAAAGCAGCTTGA
- the HMGCR gene encoding 3-hydroxy-3-methylglutaryl-Coenzyme A reductase isoform X2, translated as MLSRLFRMHGLFVASHPWEVIVGTVTLTICMMSMKMFTGNDKICGWNYECPKLEEDVLSSDIIILTITRCIAILYIYFQFQNLRQLGSKYILGIAGLFTIFSSFVFSTVVIHFLDKELTGLNEALPFFLLLIDLSRASALAKFALSSNSQDEVRENISRGMAILGPTFTLDALVECLVIGVGTMSGVRQLEIMCCFGCMSVLANYFVFLTFFPACVSLVLELSRESREGRPIWQLSHFARVLEEEENKPNPVTQRVKMIMSLGLVLVHAHSRWIAEPSAQNSTAENSVGMDENVPKRIEPNVSLWQFYLSRMASLDIEQVITLGLALLLAVKYIFFEQTETESTLSLKNPITSPLIVQKKIPDNCCRKQSVLVKNHQKSSTVEEAVISRERKVEVIKPALAEPSAKATFVVGSCIPMETSSLLNRKEPEIELPKEPRSTEECLCILGNAERGAKFLTDAEVINLVNAKHIPAYKLETLMETQERGVSIRRQMLSQKLPEPSALQYLPYRHYNYSLVMGACCENVIGYMPIPVGVAGPLFLDSKEFQVPMATTEGCLVASTNRGCRAILLGGGANSRILADGMTRGPVVRLPSACQAAEVKAWLENSEGFKIVKDAFDSTSRFARLQKLHISLAGRNLYIRFQSETGDAMGMNMISKGTEKALARLQEEFPDLQVLAISGNYCTDKKPAAINWIEGRGKSVVCEAVIPAKVVREVLKTTTEAMVEVNINKNLVGSAMAGSIGGYNAHAANIVTAIYIACGQDAAQNVGSSNCITLMESTGPTNEDLYISCTMPSIEIGTVGGGTNLLPQQACLQMLGVQGASQDNPGENARQLAKIVCATVMAGELSLMAALAAGHLVKSHMIHNRSKINLQDLQGTCTKKAA; from the exons ATGCTGTCGAGACTCTTTCGAATGCATGGCCTTTTTGTAGCTTCTCATCCATGGGAAGTCATTGTGGGGACTGTGACTCTCACCATCTGTATGATGTCCATGAAGATGTTCACTGGCAATGATAAGATCTGTGGCTGGAATTATGAATGCCCAAAACTTGAAGAA GACGTTCTGAGCAGTGACATCATAATCCTGACAATCACGCGCTGTATAGCAATCCTTTATATATACTTCCAGTTTCAGAATCTAAGGCAGCTTGGATCAAAATATATTTTGG GTATTGCTGGCCTCTTCACAATCTTCTCAAGTTTTGTTTTCAGTACAGTGGTGATTCACTTCCTAGATAAAGAATTGACAGGCTTGAA TGAAGCATTACCatttttcctgcttctgattGACCTTTCCAGGGCCAGTGCATTAGCCAAATTTGCACTCAGTTCCAACTCACAG GATGAAGTAAGAGAAAATATTTCACGGGGAATGGCAATTCTAGGTCCTACGTTTACGCTTGATGCCCTTGTTGAGTGTCTTGTGATTGGTGTTGGTACTATGTCAG GGGTGCGACAGCTTGAAATCATGTGCTGCTTTGGCTGCATGTCTGTTCTTGCCAACTACTTTGTCTTCCTGACTTTCTTTCCAGCATGTGTCTCCTTGGTATTAGAG CTTTCTCGTGAAAGTCGTGAGGGGCGTCCCATATGGCAACTTAGTCATTTTGCCCGTGTtttggaagaagaagaaaacaaaccaaaccctgTAACTCAGAGGGTTAAAATGATTATG TCTCTAGGTCTGGTTCTTGTTCATGCTCACAGTCGCTGGATAGCAGAACCATCTGCTCAAAACAGTACAGCAGAAAATTCAGTGGGAATGGATGAAAATGTACCAAAGAGAATTGAACCTAATGTTTCTCTATGGCAATTTTATCTTTCTAG AATGGCCAGTTTGGACATTGAGCAAGTAATCACTCTTGGTTTAGCTCTTCTTCTTGCTGTGAAATACATCTTCTTTGAACAGACAGAGACGGAGTCTACGCTCTCACTGAAGAACCCCATAACCTCTCCCTTGATAGTTCAGAAAAAGATTCCTGATAACTGCTGCAGAAAACAGTCTGTACTTGTAAAAAATCATCAGAAATCCAGCACAGTAGAAGAGGCTGTAATTTCCAGAGAGAGAAAAG TTGAAGTAATAAAACCTGCATTAGCAGAGCCATCAGCCAAGGCTACATTTGTGGTTGGTAGTTGCATCCCTATGGAAACTTCTTCTCTCCTTAATAGAAAGGAGCCTGAAATTGAATTGCCCAAAGAGCCACGCTCCACTGAAGAATGTTTATGTATACTTGGAAATGCAGAG agAGGTGCAAAATTCCTCACTGATGCAGAAGTCATCAACCTAGTCAATGCTAAGCATATTCCTGCTTACAAATTGGAAACTTTGATGGAAACTCAGGAACGTGGTGTATCTATTCGCAGACAGATGTTATCTCAGAAGCTCCCTGAACCTTCAGCCCTACAATATCTTCCTTACAGGCATTACAATTATTCTTTG GTAATGGGAGCTTGCTGTGAAAATGTGATTGGATACATGCCCATCCCTGTAGGTGTAGCTGGGCCACTTTTCCTGGATAGCAAAGAGTTTCAAGTTCCAATGGCAACAACAGAAGGCTGTCTGGTAGCAAGCACAAACAGAGGGTGTAGAGCAATACTT CTTGGTGGAGGAGCCAATAGCCGTATTCTAGCAGATGGGATGACTCGAGGACCAGTTGTAAGATTACCCtctgcctgccaggctgcagaagtGAAGGCTTGGCTTGAAAACTCTGAAGGGTTTAAAATTGTCAAAGATGCATTTGACAGCACAAGTAG GTTTGCTCGTCTGCAAAAGCTTCACATCAGTCTGGCTGGTCGTAACCTTTATATCCGTTTTCAGTCTGAAACAGGGGATGCAATGGGAATGAACATGATCTCAAAA GGTACCGAAAAGGCACTTGCGAGACTGCAAGAAGAGTTTCCTGATCTCCAGGTTCTAGCTATTAGTGGTAACTATTGTACAGACAAAAAGCCTGCTGCCATAAATTGGATAGAAGGCAGAGGGAAGTCTGTTGTCTGCGAAGCAGTCATTCCAGCCAAGGTGGTCAGAGAA GTATTGAAGACTACTACAGAAGCTATGGTTGAGGTTAATATAAACAAAAATTTGGTGGGCTCTGCGATGGCTGGTAGCATAGGTGGCTATAACGCCCACGCAGCAAACATTGTCACAGCTATCTACATTGCTTGTGGACAG GATGCAGCACAAAATGTGGGCAGTTCTAACTGCATCACTCTGATGGAGTCAACAGGTCCCACAAATGAAGATCTGTATATCAGCTGTACAATGCCCTCTATAGAAATTGGAACAGTTGGTGGAGGGACCAACTTGCTACCACAGCAAGCCTGTTTGCAG ATGTTAGGGGTCCAGGGTGCAAGTCAAGACAATCCTGGTGAAAATGCACGTCAGCTTGCTAAAATTGTATGTGCTACAGTAATGGCAGGGGAATTATCATTAATGGCAGCATTGGCAGCTGGACATCTAGTCAAAAGCCACATGATTCACAATAG GTCAAAAATAAATCTACAAGATCTTCAAGGAACCTGCACCAAGAAAGCAGCTTGA
- the HMGCR gene encoding 3-hydroxy-3-methylglutaryl-Coenzyme A reductase isoform X1, which yields MVRSPLLIRLALCGFAGWLLRQRASDASCRAPAIGCAIGRWRRSGCRALGLSLSLRARLSQSAAALRARGKRRAAAASASSIRHVQRCRKTNLKMLSRLFRMHGLFVASHPWEVIVGTVTLTICMMSMKMFTGNDKICGWNYECPKLEEDVLSSDIIILTITRCIAILYIYFQFQNLRQLGSKYILGIAGLFTIFSSFVFSTVVIHFLDKELTGLNEALPFFLLLIDLSRASALAKFALSSNSQDEVRENISRGMAILGPTFTLDALVECLVIGVGTMSGVRQLEIMCCFGCMSVLANYFVFLTFFPACVSLVLELSRESREGRPIWQLSHFARVLEEEENKPNPVTQRVKMIMSLGLVLVHAHSRWIAEPSAQNSTAENSVGMDENVPKRIEPNVSLWQFYLSRMASLDIEQVITLGLALLLAVKYIFFEQTETESTLSLKNPITSPLIVQKKIPDNCCRKQSVLVKNHQKSSTVEEAVISRERKVEVIKPALAEPSAKATFVVGSCIPMETSSLLNRKEPEIELPKEPRSTEECLCILGNAERGAKFLTDAEVINLVNAKHIPAYKLETLMETQERGVSIRRQMLSQKLPEPSALQYLPYRHYNYSLVMGACCENVIGYMPIPVGVAGPLFLDSKEFQVPMATTEGCLVASTNRGCRAILLGGGANSRILADGMTRGPVVRLPSACQAAEVKAWLENSEGFKIVKDAFDSTSRFARLQKLHISLAGRNLYIRFQSETGDAMGMNMISKGTEKALARLQEEFPDLQVLAISGNYCTDKKPAAINWIEGRGKSVVCEAVIPAKVVREVLKTTTEAMVEVNINKNLVGSAMAGSIGGYNAHAANIVTAIYIACGQDAAQNVGSSNCITLMESTGPTNEDLYISCTMPSIEIGTVGGGTNLLPQQACLQMLGVQGASQDNPGENARQLAKIVCATVMAGELSLMAALAAGHLVKSHMIHNRSKINLQDLQGTCTKKAA from the exons GTGTAGAAAAACAAACTTGAAAATGCTGTCGAGACTCTTTCGAATGCATGGCCTTTTTGTAGCTTCTCATCCATGGGAAGTCATTGTGGGGACTGTGACTCTCACCATCTGTATGATGTCCATGAAGATGTTCACTGGCAATGATAAGATCTGTGGCTGGAATTATGAATGCCCAAAACTTGAAGAA GACGTTCTGAGCAGTGACATCATAATCCTGACAATCACGCGCTGTATAGCAATCCTTTATATATACTTCCAGTTTCAGAATCTAAGGCAGCTTGGATCAAAATATATTTTGG GTATTGCTGGCCTCTTCACAATCTTCTCAAGTTTTGTTTTCAGTACAGTGGTGATTCACTTCCTAGATAAAGAATTGACAGGCTTGAA TGAAGCATTACCatttttcctgcttctgattGACCTTTCCAGGGCCAGTGCATTAGCCAAATTTGCACTCAGTTCCAACTCACAG GATGAAGTAAGAGAAAATATTTCACGGGGAATGGCAATTCTAGGTCCTACGTTTACGCTTGATGCCCTTGTTGAGTGTCTTGTGATTGGTGTTGGTACTATGTCAG GGGTGCGACAGCTTGAAATCATGTGCTGCTTTGGCTGCATGTCTGTTCTTGCCAACTACTTTGTCTTCCTGACTTTCTTTCCAGCATGTGTCTCCTTGGTATTAGAG CTTTCTCGTGAAAGTCGTGAGGGGCGTCCCATATGGCAACTTAGTCATTTTGCCCGTGTtttggaagaagaagaaaacaaaccaaaccctgTAACTCAGAGGGTTAAAATGATTATG TCTCTAGGTCTGGTTCTTGTTCATGCTCACAGTCGCTGGATAGCAGAACCATCTGCTCAAAACAGTACAGCAGAAAATTCAGTGGGAATGGATGAAAATGTACCAAAGAGAATTGAACCTAATGTTTCTCTATGGCAATTTTATCTTTCTAG AATGGCCAGTTTGGACATTGAGCAAGTAATCACTCTTGGTTTAGCTCTTCTTCTTGCTGTGAAATACATCTTCTTTGAACAGACAGAGACGGAGTCTACGCTCTCACTGAAGAACCCCATAACCTCTCCCTTGATAGTTCAGAAAAAGATTCCTGATAACTGCTGCAGAAAACAGTCTGTACTTGTAAAAAATCATCAGAAATCCAGCACAGTAGAAGAGGCTGTAATTTCCAGAGAGAGAAAAG TTGAAGTAATAAAACCTGCATTAGCAGAGCCATCAGCCAAGGCTACATTTGTGGTTGGTAGTTGCATCCCTATGGAAACTTCTTCTCTCCTTAATAGAAAGGAGCCTGAAATTGAATTGCCCAAAGAGCCACGCTCCACTGAAGAATGTTTATGTATACTTGGAAATGCAGAG agAGGTGCAAAATTCCTCACTGATGCAGAAGTCATCAACCTAGTCAATGCTAAGCATATTCCTGCTTACAAATTGGAAACTTTGATGGAAACTCAGGAACGTGGTGTATCTATTCGCAGACAGATGTTATCTCAGAAGCTCCCTGAACCTTCAGCCCTACAATATCTTCCTTACAGGCATTACAATTATTCTTTG GTAATGGGAGCTTGCTGTGAAAATGTGATTGGATACATGCCCATCCCTGTAGGTGTAGCTGGGCCACTTTTCCTGGATAGCAAAGAGTTTCAAGTTCCAATGGCAACAACAGAAGGCTGTCTGGTAGCAAGCACAAACAGAGGGTGTAGAGCAATACTT CTTGGTGGAGGAGCCAATAGCCGTATTCTAGCAGATGGGATGACTCGAGGACCAGTTGTAAGATTACCCtctgcctgccaggctgcagaagtGAAGGCTTGGCTTGAAAACTCTGAAGGGTTTAAAATTGTCAAAGATGCATTTGACAGCACAAGTAG GTTTGCTCGTCTGCAAAAGCTTCACATCAGTCTGGCTGGTCGTAACCTTTATATCCGTTTTCAGTCTGAAACAGGGGATGCAATGGGAATGAACATGATCTCAAAA GGTACCGAAAAGGCACTTGCGAGACTGCAAGAAGAGTTTCCTGATCTCCAGGTTCTAGCTATTAGTGGTAACTATTGTACAGACAAAAAGCCTGCTGCCATAAATTGGATAGAAGGCAGAGGGAAGTCTGTTGTCTGCGAAGCAGTCATTCCAGCCAAGGTGGTCAGAGAA GTATTGAAGACTACTACAGAAGCTATGGTTGAGGTTAATATAAACAAAAATTTGGTGGGCTCTGCGATGGCTGGTAGCATAGGTGGCTATAACGCCCACGCAGCAAACATTGTCACAGCTATCTACATTGCTTGTGGACAG GATGCAGCACAAAATGTGGGCAGTTCTAACTGCATCACTCTGATGGAGTCAACAGGTCCCACAAATGAAGATCTGTATATCAGCTGTACAATGCCCTCTATAGAAATTGGAACAGTTGGTGGAGGGACCAACTTGCTACCACAGCAAGCCTGTTTGCAG ATGTTAGGGGTCCAGGGTGCAAGTCAAGACAATCCTGGTGAAAATGCACGTCAGCTTGCTAAAATTGTATGTGCTACAGTAATGGCAGGGGAATTATCATTAATGGCAGCATTGGCAGCTGGACATCTAGTCAAAAGCCACATGATTCACAATAG GTCAAAAATAAATCTACAAGATCTTCAAGGAACCTGCACCAAGAAAGCAGCTTGA